A single window of Nicotiana sylvestris chromosome 5, ASM39365v2, whole genome shotgun sequence DNA harbors:
- the LOC104229151 gene encoding probable RNA-binding protein ARP1 isoform X4: MLIKMTMSNNHNVSGYHNNSNMGDRDTTLTKVFVGGLAWETPKEAMREHFDKYGEILEAVIISDKLTGRSKGYGFVTFKEAESAKKACEDATPIINGRRANCNLASLGARRSRPSPSITPPPPPPQQGLNVVGPRANPASPAGHVQWYYPASGAPQAAAAPASPYHHHQPLPFYGYSPAYIATDMNYNHKLSYTGGAYMNGHFSQVYPGQAMMGGNALMPMYPYYHFHHHQSQTMGLPAHIYSPTAAGPMTAVPALISKPTSLPPTAVCLAVE; encoded by the exons ATGCTTATCAAGATGACGATGAGCAATAACCACAATGTGAGTGGATATCACAACAACAGCAACATGGGTGATCGAGATACGACGTTGACAAAGGTGTTTGTGGGAGGGCTGGCATGGGAAACTCCCAAGGAAGCCATGAGAGAGCACTTTGACAAGTATGGTGAGATCTTGGAAGCTGTCATCATCTCCGACAAGCTCACCGGCAGATCCAAGGGCTATGGCTTT GTGACATTTAAGGAGGCAGAATCAGCGAAAAAGGCATGTGAGGATGCAACCCCAATCATCAACGGCCGCCGAGCCAACTGCAATCTAGCATCCCTCGGCGCACGTCGTTCCAGGCCCTCTCCTTCTATCactcctccccctcctcctcctcaacAAG GACTCAACGTGGTAGGACCAAGGGCCAATCCAGCATCACCTGCAGGCCACGTGCAATGGTACTATCCTGCTTCTGGGGCACCCCAAGCTGCTGCAGCTCCAGCTTCACCATATCACCATCATCAACCTCTTCCTTTCTATGG GTATTCTCCAGCTTATATTGCCACAGACATGAATTACAATCAT AAGCTAAGCTACACAGGTGGGGCCTACATGAATGGGCATTTTTCTCAAGTGTATCCAGGTCAGGCAATGATGGGTGGCAACGCATTGATGCCAATGTACCCATATTATCACTTCCACCATCATCAGTCACAGACAATGGGCCTTCCGGCCCATATCTACTCTCCAACAGCTGCTGGCCCAATGACTGCTGTTCCGGCCCTTATCTCAAAGCCCACTTCTCTTCCTCCTACTGCAG TTTGCTTGGCTGTGGAATAG
- the LOC104229151 gene encoding probable RNA-binding protein ARP1 isoform X2, with protein MLIKMTMSNNHNVSGYHNNSNMGDRDTTLTKVFVGGLAWETPKEAMREHFDKYGEILEAVIISDKLTGRSKGYGFVTFKEAESAKKACEDATPIINGRRANCNLASLGARRSRPSPSITPPPPPPQQGLNVVGPRANPASPAGHVQWYYPASGAPQAAAAPASPYHHHQPLPFYGYSPAYIATDMNYNHKLSYTGGAYMNGHFSQVYPGQAMMGGNALMPMYPYYHFHHHQSQTMGLPAHIYSPTAAGPMTAVPALISKPTSLPPTAGTIGAGGVLIKRVMSKSN; from the exons ATGCTTATCAAGATGACGATGAGCAATAACCACAATGTGAGTGGATATCACAACAACAGCAACATGGGTGATCGAGATACGACGTTGACAAAGGTGTTTGTGGGAGGGCTGGCATGGGAAACTCCCAAGGAAGCCATGAGAGAGCACTTTGACAAGTATGGTGAGATCTTGGAAGCTGTCATCATCTCCGACAAGCTCACCGGCAGATCCAAGGGCTATGGCTTT GTGACATTTAAGGAGGCAGAATCAGCGAAAAAGGCATGTGAGGATGCAACCCCAATCATCAACGGCCGCCGAGCCAACTGCAATCTAGCATCCCTCGGCGCACGTCGTTCCAGGCCCTCTCCTTCTATCactcctccccctcctcctcctcaacAAG GACTCAACGTGGTAGGACCAAGGGCCAATCCAGCATCACCTGCAGGCCACGTGCAATGGTACTATCCTGCTTCTGGGGCACCCCAAGCTGCTGCAGCTCCAGCTTCACCATATCACCATCATCAACCTCTTCCTTTCTATGG GTATTCTCCAGCTTATATTGCCACAGACATGAATTACAATCAT AAGCTAAGCTACACAGGTGGGGCCTACATGAATGGGCATTTTTCTCAAGTGTATCCAGGTCAGGCAATGATGGGTGGCAACGCATTGATGCCAATGTACCCATATTATCACTTCCACCATCATCAGTCACAGACAATGGGCCTTCCGGCCCATATCTACTCTCCAACAGCTGCTGGCCCAATGACTGCTGTTCCGGCCCTTATCTCAAAGCCCACTTCTCTTCCTCCTACTGCAG GTACAATCGGAGCAGGTGGAGTTCTGATCAAAAGGGTGATGTCAAAGAGCAATTAG
- the LOC104229151 gene encoding probable RNA-binding protein ARP1 isoform X1 — MLIKMTMSNNHNVSGYHNNSNMGDRDTTLTKVFVGGLAWETPKEAMREHFDKYGEILEAVIISDKLTGRSKGYGFVTFKEAESAKKACEDATPIINGRRANCNLASLGARRSRPSPSITPPPPPPQQGRLNVVGPRANPASPAGHVQWYYPASGAPQAAAAPASPYHHHQPLPFYGYSPAYIATDMNYNHKLSYTGGAYMNGHFSQVYPGQAMMGGNALMPMYPYYHFHHHQSQTMGLPAHIYSPTAAGPMTAVPALISKPTSLPPTAGTIGAGGVLIKRVMSKSN, encoded by the exons ATGCTTATCAAGATGACGATGAGCAATAACCACAATGTGAGTGGATATCACAACAACAGCAACATGGGTGATCGAGATACGACGTTGACAAAGGTGTTTGTGGGAGGGCTGGCATGGGAAACTCCCAAGGAAGCCATGAGAGAGCACTTTGACAAGTATGGTGAGATCTTGGAAGCTGTCATCATCTCCGACAAGCTCACCGGCAGATCCAAGGGCTATGGCTTT GTGACATTTAAGGAGGCAGAATCAGCGAAAAAGGCATGTGAGGATGCAACCCCAATCATCAACGGCCGCCGAGCCAACTGCAATCTAGCATCCCTCGGCGCACGTCGTTCCAGGCCCTCTCCTTCTATCactcctccccctcctcctcctcaacAAGGTA GACTCAACGTGGTAGGACCAAGGGCCAATCCAGCATCACCTGCAGGCCACGTGCAATGGTACTATCCTGCTTCTGGGGCACCCCAAGCTGCTGCAGCTCCAGCTTCACCATATCACCATCATCAACCTCTTCCTTTCTATGG GTATTCTCCAGCTTATATTGCCACAGACATGAATTACAATCAT AAGCTAAGCTACACAGGTGGGGCCTACATGAATGGGCATTTTTCTCAAGTGTATCCAGGTCAGGCAATGATGGGTGGCAACGCATTGATGCCAATGTACCCATATTATCACTTCCACCATCATCAGTCACAGACAATGGGCCTTCCGGCCCATATCTACTCTCCAACAGCTGCTGGCCCAATGACTGCTGTTCCGGCCCTTATCTCAAAGCCCACTTCTCTTCCTCCTACTGCAG GTACAATCGGAGCAGGTGGAGTTCTGATCAAAAGGGTGATGTCAAAGAGCAATTAG
- the LOC104229151 gene encoding probable RNA-binding protein ARP1 isoform X3 — protein sequence MLIKMTMSNNHNVSGYHNNSNMGDRDTTLTKVFVGGLAWETPKEAMREHFDKYGEILEAVIISDKLTGRSKGYGFVTFKEAESAKKACEDATPIINGRRANCNLASLGARRSRPSPSITPPPPPPQQGRLNVVGPRANPASPAGHVQWYYPASGAPQAAAAPASPYHHHQPLPFYGYSPAYIATDMNYNHKLSYTGGAYMNGHFSQVYPGQAMMGGNALMPMYPYYHFHHHQSQTMGLPAHIYSPTAAGPMTAVPALISKPTSLPPTAVCLAVE from the exons ATGCTTATCAAGATGACGATGAGCAATAACCACAATGTGAGTGGATATCACAACAACAGCAACATGGGTGATCGAGATACGACGTTGACAAAGGTGTTTGTGGGAGGGCTGGCATGGGAAACTCCCAAGGAAGCCATGAGAGAGCACTTTGACAAGTATGGTGAGATCTTGGAAGCTGTCATCATCTCCGACAAGCTCACCGGCAGATCCAAGGGCTATGGCTTT GTGACATTTAAGGAGGCAGAATCAGCGAAAAAGGCATGTGAGGATGCAACCCCAATCATCAACGGCCGCCGAGCCAACTGCAATCTAGCATCCCTCGGCGCACGTCGTTCCAGGCCCTCTCCTTCTATCactcctccccctcctcctcctcaacAAGGTA GACTCAACGTGGTAGGACCAAGGGCCAATCCAGCATCACCTGCAGGCCACGTGCAATGGTACTATCCTGCTTCTGGGGCACCCCAAGCTGCTGCAGCTCCAGCTTCACCATATCACCATCATCAACCTCTTCCTTTCTATGG GTATTCTCCAGCTTATATTGCCACAGACATGAATTACAATCAT AAGCTAAGCTACACAGGTGGGGCCTACATGAATGGGCATTTTTCTCAAGTGTATCCAGGTCAGGCAATGATGGGTGGCAACGCATTGATGCCAATGTACCCATATTATCACTTCCACCATCATCAGTCACAGACAATGGGCCTTCCGGCCCATATCTACTCTCCAACAGCTGCTGGCCCAATGACTGCTGTTCCGGCCCTTATCTCAAAGCCCACTTCTCTTCCTCCTACTGCAG TTTGCTTGGCTGTGGAATAG